One genomic region from Chthonomonas calidirosea T49 encodes:
- a CDS encoding DUF1573 domain-containing protein — protein MRLLQVSPLLTFLLITSASIALAQPSGLVVLSSKHPPASVSVYDFGIVDPLQTKTLKCSFHLHNNTTNPITIEQIQPSCGCTSLLLSPSIESNGQTIIAPNETVTLDADIQVDHLKPGDFTKYIYVFTKGDLSPAVSLEMKGTVLPLIEFDPQVVDFGTVPFGQSHSQMLKVRIDARLLKNFHQPLRLGMTPLSAPQPSDRQRSLPFIKTVLISKPHTVQWHSRTAIEAAYQVTLEPFAPLGPLQGTLYPTVPYPSNTIAHDIAYFKANVVGAFQCDPHVLVLGSVFQGRTAYDRVTLKTTRPDLWHDLTIRTSAPYLKAFLLPAPTTVASSNSSLTRILQVQLTPSAPAGALTLHVFVQAIDREQMDIPVYVNVMPKNRN, from the coding sequence ATGCGCCTCTTACAAGTCTCTCCGCTATTGACATTCCTCCTCATAACGTCGGCTTCCATCGCATTAGCTCAACCGTCCGGTCTCGTTGTGCTATCTTCCAAACATCCTCCCGCTAGTGTCTCAGTATATGACTTTGGTATCGTAGACCCACTCCAGACCAAAACGCTGAAATGTAGTTTTCACCTGCACAACAATACGACCAACCCCATTACCATCGAACAGATTCAACCCTCCTGCGGCTGCACTTCCCTCCTTCTCTCCCCCTCTATAGAGTCCAACGGGCAGACGATCATCGCCCCGAACGAAACCGTTACGCTTGATGCCGACATCCAAGTAGACCACCTCAAACCAGGCGATTTCACCAAATACATCTATGTGTTCACGAAAGGCGATCTGTCCCCGGCAGTGTCTTTGGAGATGAAGGGTACGGTGTTGCCTCTTATCGAATTCGATCCACAGGTGGTGGATTTCGGCACGGTTCCTTTTGGGCAGTCTCATTCCCAAATGCTCAAGGTTCGCATAGACGCTCGTTTACTGAAAAACTTCCACCAACCGCTACGGCTAGGCATGACACCTTTGTCCGCTCCCCAGCCTTCGGATCGACAACGGAGTTTACCATTTATCAAAACCGTTTTAATCTCAAAACCGCATACGGTTCAATGGCATTCACGCACCGCCATTGAAGCGGCCTACCAAGTGACCCTAGAGCCTTTTGCGCCCCTAGGACCGCTTCAGGGAACCCTCTACCCCACTGTCCCCTATCCGTCAAATACCATAGCACATGATATAGCCTACTTCAAAGCCAACGTCGTTGGCGCCTTCCAATGCGATCCGCATGTCCTCGTGTTAGGTTCCGTCTTTCAGGGACGTACGGCTTACGATAGAGTCACCTTAAAAACTACTCGCCCAGATCTATGGCACGACCTTACCATCCGTACCTCCGCTCCCTACCTTAAAGCTTTTCTTCTGCCCGCTCCAACGACCGTCGCTTCATCCAATTCATCGTTAACACGCATTCTGCAGGTTCAACTAACCCCTAGCGCACCCGCCGGAGCGCTTACTCTTCACGTTTTCGTACAAGCGATCGATCGGGAGCAGATGGACATTCCTGTCTACGTCAACGTTATGCCAAAAAACCGCAACTAG
- a CDS encoding HAF repeat-containing protein has translation MLRSKVLLILFLPILLVFQEPQEGIETPPHNLTNKIRYRVADLGLISTPTDNIGPAINQEGAVTGWHPAKLNEHPTAWLWHEGQLKILHGLPNYPDTYATALNDKLQVVGIARSAQDVRFMHPFLWEKESMHDLGGLGGSFGAALDINAQGDIVGFSQLASGFTHAFLYHNGKIRDLGTLPNGDFSIAEGINNKDAVVGISNNAPKAVSRAFVYVQGKMSDLGLLPGGSFSHAHAINDAGVVVGWANTADGDIHACLWKNHKIVDLGTLGDSPSTAWGINAQGQIVGSSADRYQHQHAFLWENGHMEDLNHCIPSNSGWILQRAFRINNRGQIVGIGRLDGETHVFLLTPLTTDTKADPAPNFQLKDTQGRLHTLRDYIHRPLALFFFCGCPWCQECARAWAAVQQSGKLPSTCLTLIVFTGSANDAKTFLQETQLDIKNTLLLSDPSMRVALLYKTPVCPRVFILNTEQQIIYTNDHAADAPQKATGITITLNAVQAIQQLTNKTSETH, from the coding sequence ATGCTGCGTTCAAAAGTGCTACTCATTCTCTTCCTTCCCATCCTACTGGTTTTTCAAGAGCCACAGGAAGGCATCGAAACCCCTCCCCATAATTTGACTAATAAGATACGCTACCGCGTGGCCGATTTAGGTCTTATCTCAACACCAACAGACAACATCGGTCCAGCAATCAATCAAGAGGGAGCAGTAACCGGTTGGCATCCTGCTAAACTTAATGAGCACCCCACTGCCTGGCTTTGGCATGAAGGGCAGCTTAAAATATTGCATGGACTGCCCAACTATCCCGATACTTACGCGACGGCGCTCAACGACAAACTGCAGGTTGTAGGTATCGCCCGCTCTGCCCAAGATGTCCGTTTTATGCATCCCTTTCTATGGGAAAAGGAATCTATGCACGACCTGGGCGGGCTAGGCGGTTCGTTTGGTGCCGCTTTGGACATCAACGCACAGGGGGATATCGTCGGGTTTAGCCAGCTTGCCTCCGGTTTCACACATGCCTTTCTCTATCATAATGGTAAGATACGCGATCTCGGTACCCTGCCCAACGGGGATTTTAGCATTGCCGAGGGGATCAACAACAAGGATGCCGTTGTGGGGATATCTAATAATGCCCCGAAAGCGGTAAGCCGAGCCTTTGTATATGTCCAAGGAAAGATGAGTGATCTTGGTCTGCTTCCGGGTGGCTCTTTTAGCCACGCCCATGCTATCAACGACGCAGGGGTGGTTGTCGGTTGGGCCAACACAGCAGACGGAGATATCCATGCCTGTCTTTGGAAAAATCATAAAATTGTTGACCTTGGAACTCTTGGTGACTCTCCCTCTACAGCATGGGGCATCAATGCACAAGGGCAGATCGTAGGCTCCTCCGCCGACCGTTATCAGCACCAACATGCTTTCCTATGGGAAAATGGGCACATGGAAGACCTAAACCATTGCATCCCCTCAAACTCCGGTTGGATACTCCAACGCGCTTTTCGCATTAATAATCGCGGACAGATCGTTGGTATCGGGCGCTTGGATGGAGAAACCCATGTCTTTTTGTTGACTCCGCTTACCACCGACACTAAAGCCGACCCAGCTCCCAACTTTCAGCTCAAGGACACGCAAGGCCGTTTACACACTCTACGCGACTATATTCACCGTCCTTTAGCGCTTTTCTTCTTTTGTGGATGTCCATGGTGCCAAGAATGTGCACGCGCGTGGGCGGCCGTTCAACAAAGCGGGAAGTTACCATCTACCTGCCTTACCCTTATCGTCTTCACCGGTTCGGCAAACGATGCAAAAACATTCCTTCAGGAAACGCAACTCGACATCAAAAACACCCTACTCTTGTCCGATCCGTCCATGCGGGTGGCCTTACTCTACAAAACACCGGTATGCCCGCGTGTTTTTATTCTCAATACGGAACAACAGATCATCTACACCAACGATCATGCTGCCGATGCCCCTCAAAAAGCCACAGGCATAACAATTACATTAAATGCCGTCCAGGCAATTCAGCAGTTAACCAATAAAACATCGGAGACCCACTAA
- the pqqE gene encoding pyrroloquinoline quinone biosynthesis protein PqqE, whose protein sequence is MNTRPFGLLAELTYRCPLRCLYCSNPVRYPQGHAELNTDEWTHVFRQAADLGVLHALLSGGEPLQRKDIEMLIEAAHDAGLYTNLITSGVGLTLSRAKRLKKAGLDSVQISFQADEPALALSIAGTNAFRSKLLAVQAVQEINLPLTINVVIHRFNIHRIPQIIEFAVNLKAKRLELANTQYYGWAFKNRRALLPSAQQIEDAAKAVAEARKTYKNRIEILYVLSDYHSLRPKPCMNGWGRRYLCVNPIGDVLPCPTAYEIPNLTFDSVRERSLQWIWEHSEAFNRFRGTEWMQEPCSSCPYKEIDFGGCRCQAALLTGDPSVTDPVCVLSPHHPLLERQLQESRQSLLPQDEMKNIISYRTYS, encoded by the coding sequence ATGAACACCCGTCCCTTTGGTCTTCTAGCCGAACTTACCTACCGATGCCCTCTCCGCTGTCTTTACTGCTCTAATCCTGTGCGCTATCCGCAAGGGCATGCTGAGCTAAATACGGACGAATGGACACATGTCTTCCGACAAGCTGCCGATCTCGGCGTTCTTCATGCCCTACTCTCCGGAGGGGAGCCCCTACAACGTAAAGACATCGAGATGCTCATTGAAGCGGCCCACGATGCTGGTCTCTACACCAATCTTATCACGAGTGGAGTAGGACTTACTCTCTCCCGTGCAAAACGCCTTAAAAAGGCAGGGCTTGATAGCGTTCAAATTAGCTTCCAGGCCGACGAGCCGGCTCTCGCCCTTAGTATCGCCGGTACAAATGCCTTTCGTTCAAAACTCCTAGCAGTTCAAGCTGTTCAAGAAATAAACCTTCCACTAACCATAAATGTGGTGATTCACCGTTTCAACATTCATCGTATCCCTCAAATCATCGAATTTGCCGTTAACCTCAAAGCCAAACGCTTAGAGCTGGCAAATACGCAATACTACGGTTGGGCTTTCAAAAATAGGAGAGCCTTGTTGCCTTCCGCTCAACAGATCGAGGACGCCGCGAAAGCGGTGGCAGAAGCGCGAAAAACATACAAAAATCGCATCGAGATACTCTATGTCCTTTCCGATTACCACAGTCTGCGTCCAAAACCCTGCATGAACGGCTGGGGACGACGCTATCTCTGCGTAAATCCTATAGGTGATGTTCTCCCATGCCCTACAGCTTATGAAATACCTAATCTAACTTTTGACAGCGTACGAGAGCGCTCCCTGCAGTGGATCTGGGAACACTCTGAGGCATTCAACCGCTTCCGAGGCACCGAATGGATGCAAGAGCCTTGCAGTAGCTGCCCCTATAAAGAGATAGACTTCGGAGGGTGTCGTTGCCAAGCCGCGCTACTCACAGGCGATCCCTCGGTAACCGATCCCGTCTGTGTTCTCTCTCCCCATCATCCTCTTCTTGAACGACAGCTGCAAGAGTCTCGTCAGTCGCTATTGCCCCAAGATGAAATGAAGAATATAATAAGTTATCGCACCTACTCCTAG
- the pqqD gene encoding pyrroloquinoline quinone biosynthesis peptide chaperone PqqD gives MSSNSLPLNAIPILSSYARLQQDRVTGKMVLVYPEGVLLLNETASAVLKLCDGYTDLATICSKLCEQYSASAESLIADVQAYLHRLHQRNLIIFEDEPPSSDQNRQ, from the coding sequence ATGAGTTCTAACTCCCTACCTCTAAATGCTATTCCTATCCTCTCTTCTTACGCCCGTCTCCAACAAGATCGGGTCACTGGCAAAATGGTCCTTGTGTACCCAGAAGGTGTGCTTCTTTTAAACGAGACAGCTTCCGCTGTTCTCAAACTCTGCGACGGCTATACCGATCTGGCCACGATCTGCTCAAAGCTATGTGAGCAGTACTCTGCCTCTGCCGAAAGCCTTATCGCTGACGTGCAGGCCTATCTCCATCGCCTTCACCAACGCAATCTTATTATTTTCGAAGACGAACCTCCATCGTCCGATCAAAACCGACAATGA
- the pqqC gene encoding pyrroloquinoline-quinone synthase PqqC yields MTEIWDRETFLQRLRDVGKDRYHHLHPFHIAMNAGRLSQNQIRGWIANRFYYQQNIPIKDAAILSNCPRPEVRRIWIHRILDHDGQAQGEGGIEAWLRLAEAAGLSRDDVWSHRYLLPGVRFAVDAYVNFCRTQPWPIAIAASLTELFAPDLMRERLAAFEKHYTWIVPDGLQYFRARLMQARRDSNEGLELTLTYCNTRELQEKAVEALAFKCDLLWAMLDAIQLAYGGATQPSKEETK; encoded by the coding sequence ATGACAGAAATCTGGGATAGAGAAACATTTCTACAGCGCTTACGCGACGTTGGCAAGGATCGCTATCACCATCTTCATCCTTTTCATATCGCGATGAACGCCGGACGACTCTCTCAAAATCAGATTCGCGGCTGGATAGCCAACCGCTTCTACTATCAACAGAACATTCCTATAAAGGATGCTGCCATTCTTTCCAACTGCCCACGGCCGGAAGTTCGTCGCATCTGGATTCACCGAATTCTCGATCACGATGGTCAAGCTCAAGGAGAAGGGGGTATTGAAGCCTGGCTTCGACTGGCTGAAGCAGCCGGTCTATCACGTGATGATGTTTGGAGCCATCGCTACCTCTTGCCAGGGGTGCGTTTCGCCGTGGATGCCTACGTCAACTTCTGCCGTACACAGCCTTGGCCTATCGCCATTGCAGCCTCTCTTACAGAGCTTTTCGCTCCCGACCTTATGCGCGAGCGACTTGCTGCCTTTGAGAAACACTATACCTGGATCGTTCCAGACGGGCTGCAGTATTTCCGTGCGCGACTTATGCAAGCCCGGCGTGACTCGAACGAAGGTCTCGAGCTAACGCTTACCTATTGTAACACACGTGAATTGCAAGAAAAGGCCGTCGAGGCCCTCGCATTCAAATGCGATCTGCTCTGGGCTATGTTAGATGCTATTCAACTCGCCTATGGCGGCGCAACACAACCGTCAAAAGAGGAAACAAAATAA
- the pqqB gene encoding pyrroloquinoline quinone biosynthesis protein PqqB — translation MYVRLLGTAAGGGFPQWNCACLCCSKARSDPNTVKPRTQSSVVVSADGQNWFILNASPDITLQIEAFPRLHPHPARHTPIQAVLITNADLDHALGLFLLREHSPLVLYTTPTTRQTLIEGLGIERILSPYTQLIWRLLPHIPQPLLLADESPSGLLVQAIDLPGNPPRYRLQSRDASTEHIVALSLTDAKTGKSLLYLPDLPCWPDSLTAECARCDLLLIDGTFWEEQEMIALGFSNRTATQIGHLPISGHNGSLSHLMAIRTCCKVYVHINNTNPILIPDSYQRRIVETAGCLVGEDGMEFVL, via the coding sequence ATGTACGTACGCCTATTAGGGACCGCAGCAGGTGGCGGTTTCCCACAATGGAACTGTGCCTGTCTCTGCTGCTCTAAGGCTCGTTCCGATCCGAATACCGTCAAGCCACGAACACAATCTTCAGTGGTTGTAAGCGCTGATGGACAGAACTGGTTCATTTTGAATGCTTCGCCGGATATCACTCTCCAGATCGAAGCCTTCCCAAGGCTTCACCCCCATCCGGCGAGGCATACTCCTATTCAAGCTGTGTTGATCACGAATGCCGATCTCGACCATGCCCTAGGTCTCTTCCTGCTGCGCGAGCACTCACCGCTCGTTCTCTACACCACCCCAACCACGCGCCAGACACTCATCGAAGGGCTCGGCATAGAACGTATCCTTAGTCCCTACACCCAGCTCATATGGCGTCTTCTTCCTCACATACCGCAGCCGCTTCTGCTAGCAGACGAGTCGCCATCCGGTCTGCTTGTCCAAGCCATCGACCTACCTGGAAATCCCCCTCGCTATAGGCTTCAATCAAGAGACGCTTCGACGGAGCATATCGTTGCCCTCTCTCTAACCGATGCCAAAACCGGTAAAAGCCTCCTCTATCTCCCAGACCTTCCGTGTTGGCCTGACTCATTAACGGCAGAGTGTGCTCGTTGCGATCTTCTACTCATAGATGGAACTTTCTGGGAAGAACAGGAGATGATTGCACTCGGCTTCAGTAACCGCACCGCGACACAAATCGGCCATCTTCCTATTTCAGGTCATAACGGCAGTCTGTCCCATCTCATGGCTATTCGCACCTGTTGCAAAGTCTACGTGCATATCAACAACACCAACCCTATCCTTATACCCGACTCCTATCAACGCCGAATCGTCGAAACGGCTGGATGCCTTGTAGGAGAAGATGGTATGGAGTTCGTTCTCTAA
- a CDS encoding DUF7594 domain-containing protein, which produces MRRLRDRTCSIRTAVIGLIVWLVLALPLSAQVSVLTQHNDIYRSGANLNETILNTSNVNVQKFGKLFTRHVDAEIYAQPLYVPHLLVPGKGIHNVVFVATMNNSVYAFDADDPNQSAPLWQDNFGPPVPASDVQCCCTDISVRVGILSTPVIDPSTNLMYLVSRNKNPDGTYHQWLHALDITTGQERLNGPVEITASYGNLTFDPKIQNQRPALLLYRGAVYISWASHNDCGPYHGWIVAYDASNLHQIATYCDTLNGTEGGIWQSGEGPTVGQDGNIYIMTGNGTFDANTGGPDLGCSFIKLSPAIPNQGGLKVLDWFTPYNVDSLNAADLDLGSSGVLVIPNTPYIIGGGKQGVFYLLNIHNLGHFNPGGDTQIVQSFQAGNGHIHGSPVYYNSPVNGPCIYVWSEEDYLKVFAFKGTYFNATPIAYSPNRVPDGMPGAMLSISANGQKPGTAIIWASHPYQGNANNAVVPGILQAFDANSISVDSQGIPRLKELWNSRMNVSRDDIGKFAKFCCPTIANGKVYMASFGAPNDPIGAGQLVVYGLLDSVRPTAPSSLTASVGDQQVALSWTPVSNADSYNIYRGTISGQETLYKQNVSQNYFTDTGLQDGIIYYYRVTAQNNGGESPPSNEVAASPQLGRGGTKTLSPTSDAYTCAGIYANQNFGAAQNLRVSNDSLNDTCYTFLKFDLSGLSSPLSGAFLALFGSSQNGRVTLVTAQAVSNSTWDERTITWNNMPSLLYPFANTRISPNDQYYRWDVSLYFLKQIATTNKQFSVALTPYRGLKDVMTNFYSREAGVHPPFLTVCSPGGPPAAPTELVANPDILQVNLQWDPIGGASSYNIYRATASGAETLYKTGITSPSFSDTGVQANSTYYYRVAAVNSFGQSVLSNEASATPLPKILPNYPSGFSSSGNIVLNGGATFDDTRLQLTNSATYFEASSAFFKYLVDVRKFHNHFTFQIQNAQADGFTFTIQSDGPTALGAAGGSLGYEGINNSVAIKFDLYNNSGEGTDSTGLYTNGAPPTVPAIDLSNTGIDLHSGHIFAVDMVYDGTTLQVTIRDTQTSATATQSYQIDIPNTIGSPIGYVGFTGGTGGLTATQEILTWTYTVP; this is translated from the coding sequence ATGCGCCGGCTTCGTGATCGCACCTGCTCGATACGCACTGCAGTTATTGGCCTCATTGTCTGGCTCGTTCTAGCACTGCCCCTGTCCGCTCAGGTCTCTGTACTTACCCAACATAACGATATCTATCGTTCCGGCGCAAACCTAAACGAGACCATCCTTAATACTTCCAATGTAAACGTTCAGAAATTTGGTAAGCTCTTCACCCGTCACGTAGACGCTGAAATCTATGCACAACCGCTCTATGTGCCCCATCTACTCGTTCCAGGAAAAGGCATCCATAATGTTGTTTTTGTCGCAACAATGAATAACAGCGTCTATGCCTTCGACGCGGACGACCCCAACCAGTCAGCACCACTTTGGCAAGATAATTTCGGCCCTCCTGTTCCGGCCTCCGATGTTCAGTGCTGCTGCACCGATATCTCTGTCCGCGTCGGCATTCTCAGCACACCCGTCATCGATCCAAGTACTAATCTGATGTACTTAGTTAGTCGTAATAAAAACCCGGATGGTACCTATCATCAATGGCTGCATGCACTTGATATCACCACCGGCCAAGAACGGCTAAACGGGCCGGTCGAGATCACCGCCTCCTATGGCAATCTAACCTTCGATCCAAAGATTCAAAACCAGCGTCCAGCTCTCCTCCTCTATCGTGGCGCCGTCTACATTTCGTGGGCATCTCATAACGATTGCGGCCCCTATCATGGATGGATCGTTGCTTACGATGCCTCGAATCTGCACCAAATTGCCACTTATTGCGATACCCTCAATGGAACAGAAGGGGGCATATGGCAGTCCGGTGAGGGACCCACTGTTGGGCAAGATGGCAATATCTATATCATGACGGGCAATGGCACATTCGATGCGAACACGGGCGGCCCTGACCTAGGCTGTAGCTTCATAAAGCTTAGCCCCGCTATCCCTAATCAGGGTGGCCTTAAAGTACTTGACTGGTTTACGCCCTACAACGTGGACAGTCTCAATGCGGCCGATCTGGACCTAGGTTCCTCCGGCGTACTCGTTATCCCCAATACCCCTTATATCATCGGTGGAGGAAAACAAGGCGTCTTTTACCTATTAAATATCCATAACCTTGGCCACTTTAATCCAGGTGGAGATACCCAAATCGTACAGAGCTTCCAAGCAGGCAACGGGCACATACACGGCTCTCCCGTCTACTATAATAGCCCGGTGAATGGCCCTTGCATCTATGTCTGGTCTGAAGAGGACTATCTGAAAGTCTTTGCATTTAAAGGCACCTACTTCAACGCAACTCCCATCGCATATAGTCCCAACAGGGTTCCCGATGGCATGCCTGGAGCCATGCTTTCCATCTCTGCAAACGGCCAAAAGCCAGGTACTGCGATTATTTGGGCATCTCATCCCTATCAAGGTAACGCCAATAATGCCGTGGTACCGGGTATTCTTCAGGCTTTCGATGCCAACAGCATTTCGGTGGATAGCCAAGGTATCCCTCGTCTTAAAGAGCTGTGGAATAGTAGGATGAACGTCAGCCGAGATGATATTGGCAAATTTGCTAAGTTTTGTTGCCCCACAATCGCTAACGGCAAAGTCTATATGGCTAGCTTCGGTGCGCCTAATGACCCCATCGGAGCTGGACAACTTGTTGTCTATGGCCTGCTCGATTCCGTCCGCCCCACCGCTCCATCCTCCTTAACTGCTTCCGTAGGCGATCAGCAAGTTGCCCTCTCGTGGACACCCGTCTCCAATGCCGATAGCTACAACATCTACCGAGGAACGATAAGTGGGCAGGAGACATTGTATAAACAAAATGTCTCTCAAAACTACTTCACCGATACCGGCCTCCAAGACGGAATTATCTACTATTATCGTGTTACCGCACAGAATAACGGAGGCGAAAGCCCCCCTTCTAACGAAGTGGCTGCAAGTCCACAGCTCGGACGTGGGGGCACTAAAACTCTCTCCCCTACTTCCGACGCCTATACTTGTGCAGGAATCTATGCGAATCAGAATTTTGGCGCGGCTCAAAATTTGAGAGTCAGCAACGACTCTCTAAATGATACCTGCTATACATTTCTCAAATTCGACCTCTCTGGACTATCATCTCCGCTGAGTGGGGCCTTTCTCGCTCTCTTCGGCTCTAGTCAAAACGGCCGCGTAACTCTAGTAACTGCACAAGCCGTGTCGAACAGTACATGGGATGAGAGAACAATAACTTGGAATAACATGCCGTCGCTGCTCTATCCCTTTGCAAATACACGAATCTCACCAAACGATCAATACTATCGCTGGGATGTTAGTCTCTACTTCCTAAAACAGATAGCCACTACAAATAAACAGTTTTCCGTCGCTCTCACACCCTATCGTGGGCTTAAGGATGTTATGACCAATTTCTACTCCCGTGAAGCTGGTGTCCACCCACCGTTTCTCACTGTCTGTAGCCCCGGCGGTCCTCCGGCGGCACCAACCGAGCTGGTAGCCAACCCCGATATCTTGCAAGTCAACCTCCAATGGGACCCCATCGGAGGAGCCTCTAGCTACAACATCTATCGTGCCACCGCCTCAGGAGCTGAAACTCTCTACAAAACCGGTATCACCTCACCTTCTTTCTCCGATACAGGCGTGCAAGCAAATTCAACTTACTATTATCGAGTTGCTGCCGTCAACAGCTTTGGTCAAAGTGTGCTTTCCAACGAGGCGAGCGCAACGCCGCTTCCAAAAATACTACCGAACTACCCCTCGGGCTTCAGCAGCTCAGGCAATATCGTGCTGAATGGCGGTGCCACTTTCGACGATACCCGTCTGCAACTCACCAACAGTGCCACCTACTTTGAAGCGAGCAGCGCCTTCTTTAAATATCTCGTAGACGTACGAAAGTTCCACAACCACTTCACTTTCCAAATCCAAAATGCACAAGCCGACGGCTTTACCTTCACCATCCAAAGTGATGGGCCGACGGCGCTAGGTGCTGCCGGCGGGTCGCTGGGCTATGAAGGCATTAATAACAGCGTCGCCATAAAGTTCGATCTGTACAACAATAGCGGGGAAGGCACCGACTCTACAGGCCTCTATACGAATGGAGCACCCCCTACCGTCCCTGCCATTGACCTCTCCAACACTGGGATTGATCTCCATAGTGGCCATATCTTCGCCGTAGATATGGTCTACGATGGCACTACCCTCCAGGTTACCATACGCGACACCCAAACTTCTGCAACGGCTACACAGTCTTATCAAATAGACATTCCTAACACCATCGGAAGCCCTATAGGCTATGTCGGCTTTACTGGAGGAACCGGCGGACTTACTGCTACCCAGGAGATACTCACCTGGACCTATACCGTTCCATAA